One Clarias gariepinus isolate MV-2021 ecotype Netherlands chromosome 5, CGAR_prim_01v2, whole genome shotgun sequence genomic region harbors:
- the LOC128524107 gene encoding serine/threonine-protein kinase SIK1-like codes for MVIMREVNAEGPAGVSAQGRPLQVGFYEIIRTLGKGNFAVVKLARHKVTKTQVAIKIIDKTRLNSSNLEKIYREVQIMKLLNHPHIIKLYQVMETKDMLYIVTEYAKNGEMFDYLTSNGRMSEAEARKTFWQILTAVDYCHRHHIVHRDLKTENLLLDANMNIKLADFGFGNFYNSGEPLSTWCGSPPYAAPEVFEGKEYEGPQLDIWSLGVVLYVLVCGSLPFDGESLPALRQRVTEGRFRIPFFMSEDCENLIRKMLVVDPAKRIGIAQIKQHRWMLADPSAPHQTLTHSLTDYNSNLGDYSEPVLSIMHTLGIDRQRTVESLQSSSYNHFSAIYYLLLERVKEHRSQQLNRQCGGTWTQRSRSTSDSSSSPEVMPEPSDSFRPAMPPVATAMNQPVHSQMEWDQGGLFQRVVCPVEASLNGLLWNRSISPNSLLETTINEEVRPGDLEEEDVALQASPTTLPNTASRRHTLAEVSTRFHLCNPPCIVISPSDGASSDSCLKSSSNLTPPLSTAADFSRLMAPGFGTGTSGPLGATLALSSNRILQNQGSLHAASFQEGRRASDTSLTQGLKAFRQQLRKNSRTKGLLGLNKIKGLARQVCPPTSCSRGSRGSLGPTLCPPSGLQGAGGTRERRSMLEEVLHQQRMLQIQHQPQPQSAHFLTQSHQLSSSSSSSSSSSSSSSPPPNSLFAPAALFSNPPPQTVTQLLPACHQSAVPLQHPLWPQNPDSSSSSSYSSLSPVASAAHLLEARLHISQQPHLQAHPHSQLQLQGYTLGPLSLLPQQTSWSLGGSGHIARPDTPELQEQQLSSCVMVK; via the exons ATGGTGATCATGCGGGAGGTGAACGCAGAAGGTCCGGCCGGCGTCTCTGCCCAGGGTCGACCCCTGCAGGTGGGCTTCTACGAGATCATCCGGACGCTCGGGAAGGGCAACTTTGCTGTGGTCAAACTGGCCAGACACAAAGTGACCAAAACTCAG gttGCTATTAAAATAATCGACAAGACCCGTCTGAACTCGTCCAACCTGGAGAAGATCTACAGGGAGGTGCAGATCATGAAGCTGCTGAATCATCCGCACATCATTAAGCTTTACCAG GTCATGgagaccaaagacatgctgtACATCGTAACGGAGTACGCGAAGAACGGAGAGATGTTCG ACTACCTGACCTCGAACGGACGCATGAGCGAAGCCGAGGCACGCAAGACGTTCTGGCAGATCCTCACCGCCGTGGACTACTGCCACCGCCATCACATCGTCCACCGAGACCTGAAGACCGAGAACCTGCTGCTGGACGCCAACATGAACATCAAACTCGCAG ACTTCGGGTTCGGAAACTTCTACAATTCCGGAGAGCCCTTGTCCACGTGGTGCGGGAGCCCGCCGTACGCCGCGCCCGAGGTCTTCGAGGGAAAAGAGTACGAAGGACCGCAGCTGGACATCTGG agccTGGGAGTAGTGCTGTACGTGTTGGTGTGCGGCTCGCTGCCGTTTGACGGAGAAAGTCTGCCAGCGCTGAGGCAGAGGGTGACCGAGGGACGCTTCAGAATCCCCTTCTTCATGTCTGAAG ATTGCGAGAACCTGATCCGGAAGATGCTGGTGGTGGATCCAGCCAAGCGCATCGGCATCGCTCAGATCAAGCAGCACCGCTGGATGCTAGCCGACCCCAGCGCCCCTCACCAGACGCTCACGCACTCCCTCACCGACTACAACTCCAACCTGGGTGACTACAGCGAGCCCGTCCTGAGCATCATGCACACGCTGGGAATCGACCGCCAGAGGACCGTGGAG TCTCTCCAGAGCAGCAGCTACAATCACTTCTCCGCGATCTACTACCTGCTCCTGGAGCGGGTCAAAGAGCACCGGAGCCAGCAGCTGAACCGGCAATGCGGCGGCACTTGGACCCAGAGGAGCAGGAGCACGTCGGACTCCTCGTCCAGCCCAGAG GTGATGCCCGAGCCGTCCGACAGCTTCCGCCCGGCCATGCCGCCCGTCGCCACGGCGATGAACCAACCCGTGCACTCACAGATGGAGTGGGACCAGGGAGGGCTCTTTCAG CGGGTGGTGTGTCCGGTCGAGGCGAGTCTCAACGGTCTCCTCTGGAACCGCTCCATCTCCCCCAACAGCCTCCTGGAGACCACTATTAACGAAGAAGTGCGTCCCGGAGACCTGGAAGAGGAGGACGTGGCGCTGCAAGCCTCTCCCACGACCCTCCCAAACACCGCATCACGTAGACACACCCTCGCCGAAGTCTCCACCCGCTTCCATCTCTGCAACCCTCCCT GTATCGTGATCAGTCCGTCTGATGGCGCGTCGTCCGACAGCTGCCTGAAGTCGTCGTCGAATCTGACTCCGCCCCTTTCCACCGCCGCAGATTTCTCGAGACTGATGGCGCCCGGGTTTGGAACCGGGACGTCTGGGCCCCTCGGAGCAACTCTGGCTCTGTCCTCCAAccgcatcctgcagaaccagggTAGTCTCCACGCCGCCAGCTTCCAGGAGGGACGCCGAGCCTCTGACACGTCCCTCACACAAG GATTGAAAGCCTTCCGTCAGCAGCTGAGAAAGAACTCGCGTACCAAAGGTCTCCTGGGCCTGAATAAGATCAAAGGCCTGGCGAGACAGGTGTGCCCTCCGACCTCGTGCTCCAGGGGCAGCAGGGGATCATTAGGGCCCACCCTGTGCCCCCCCTCAGGCCTGCAGGGTGCCGGAGGAACTCGGGAGCGACGCAGCATGCTGGAGGAGGTTCTGCATCAGCAGAG gatgcTCCAAATCCAGCACCAGCCCCAGCCTCAGAGCGCTCACTTCCTCACTCAGTCCCACCAgctgtcctcctcctcctcctcctcttcatcatcctcatcctcctcttcaCCTCCCCCCAACAGCCTGTTCGCTCCAGCTGCTCTATTCTCCAACCCTCCTCCCCAGACCGTCACCCAGCTGCTTCCCGCATGCCACCAGAGCGCCGTTCCTCTCCAGCACCCCCTGTGGCCGCAGAACCCCGACTCCTCATCTTCCTCATCTTACTCGTCCCTGTCTCCGGTGGCGTCCGCGGCTCACCTGCTGGAGGCCCGACTGCACATCAGCCAGCAGCCTCACCTCCAAGCGCATCCTCATTCTCAGCTCCAGCTCCAGGGCTACACCCTGGGACCGCTCTCGCTCTTACCCCAGCAGACGAGCTGGAGCCTGGGGGGCAGCGGGCACATCGCGCGCCCCGACACGCCCGAGCTCCAGGAGCAGCAGCTCAGCAGCTGTGTGATGGTCAAATAG